GCCGAGCCATCCATGTAGGCTTCGAGTTCGGCGTACGTTTCGTACCGGTCGGTGTCGATATCCGACGCCATCGCATCGATGAACGTGTCGACGTCGTCGGGGTCGATATCGTACTCCTCGCGGAGTTCGGCGAACGCCGCGAGCACCGGATCGTCAGTTTCGGTCTCTCCGAGGGCGGCCGCCCGGATCGTTTCGAGTTCCGCTCGCTGTTGGGCTGGTGTGTTGTCGCCCGGATCGTCGACTACCTCATCGGCGACACGGAAAAACGCGTACAACACGTAGGTCGCCTCTCTGATCCGTGGCGGCAACAGCCGTGTGGCGACGTGGAAGGTTTTGCCTGTCTGTTGTTGGATCGCCTTGCTACGGGCGATTTGGTCGTCTCCTACCATAGCTCTCTCAGAGCCGTCGGTCGTCTCGTCGGCCGGTTCCGGCGGCACAGCATATGATCTGTATACGGGCGCAATCAACATAACAGTTCGTACATGAACAGATTGTCACTGTTGTTTGGTAACTTGTGGAGGTGTCGCTCAATAAAAGGTATCAGAACAGTCGTAGACCACTCCATGCGTCGGACAGATGTACTTACAGTGGCGGTGGTCCATCGACGCCTCACAGATCGGACAGGGTCGACCCGGCGGTGTTTCTGCCTCTCCCATACCCACTCAGACGCCGACCAGCTACATTACGGTTCTCGTTTCAGGCACTGCCTTCTCGACGGTAGGCTGTGGCTACAACGGGAGGTTACGGCTTGTCGACACGCGGAATGTAGAGTCCTCGTGAGGGACGAAGCAGTCCGGTATCGAACCGTTTGGCTCGTAAGATTGCCACACCGAAGCTGAGCGCAACCCCGACCGGAATCCAGTTGCC
This sequence is a window from Halohasta litchfieldiae. Protein-coding genes within it:
- a CDS encoding HVO_2523 family zinc finger protein, encoding MGEAETPPGRPCPICEASMDHRHCKYICPTHGVVYDCSDTFY